The DNA sequence CTGCCAGGTTTAGGTTGGCTTATTTATGTTCTCCTTGTTGTGCAGgggtattttcaaattttggcccTGAATGGCTCATTTACAATTCGGGAAGGTAGAATTTGCACGCACCCTGAACTTAGCTTGGTGAATGTCATGCTTGCTATGCCTGACGGGAGGGTTTTTGGCGGTGGAGTTGCTGGTCCATTGATAGCTGCGGGCCCGACTCAAGTAACGTTTTCATATTTGCCGTGTAAAGTGAAATTGCCAAACTATCCTCTTTCTCCTTTATATGTCGGTTACACCCTATGACCCCTGGTCCTAAATGGTATCTTTCTCTAAGTTGCTCATTATAGCAAAAGCTACATCGCCACACTAGAGTGGATGCTAACTCTCTATTGTTCTTTATCGACCAATATGAGTTGATTTAttcttagggttttttttttattttttatgaaaagctGTTTCTGGGAAATTATTTCCCGACTTTCCGGTGCTTGGATGACGGAAAACTAATTGATCTACGGGAAACGGTTACCATGGACTGAAAACAATAAGTTTAGATCGAGGTGGGGGggaacaactttttgttttgcaaagaagaaaatcactttcccttagccaccaaacaaatgaaaacttgaaaatgattttgatggaAATATCTTTCTATAGCATGAAATTTTCAGTGACACAAATGAAGCCTTAGCATAAGTTCGTTTGACACGATCATAATGTCCGAGTACAATGGGATTCAGTTACTGCTTACATATTGTTCAAACGTTTTTTtgataagaaaattaaatttctgTGTCATGAATATTCCATATGAGTCTGACACACTTGTTTGTTTATTTCACTAGCTTGTAGCGGGCAACTTTAAGCATAATCCAATTCATGAAGTGAGACAGCCTGAGCATATTGCAAGAGTGCCAGAAGTTGGTGACCATTCTGGCATTCCTAACTCTGTGCTACTGGAGCCAACTGACAAGGAAGCAAAGACTACTATCACTACTGGAAGCAATGATGTGAACCCTGCTTCTCCGCACATTGATGAGCATAATCCCTTGGAACCGGTGGAGCCAGGGTTAGACCGGAACATTTATGCAGACACCAAAGCTAACTAATGTCCCTGAgctgtgaaaatatttttctctcagTGTGTGTGTGCATGTAATGTGCTGAAGATAGCAAGTACAAGGTAAATAGATTGTTTCTGTTATGACTGTTATGTGCTAGGTCTTAGAGGAACCTAGTGGGACTATAAGGAAGTTTGATTCATTTGCCATAATGGCAAGTTGAAACTGGCGGTGCATCCCTTCCCACATGGGGGATCACCATAAAATGTTGTTGTCATTTAAAGTTTCTCCCgttcttgttatcttttagatactttcgtTATTGTCTTTAAAACTTTGCCGTTCGTGTTATCTATTGGATACTTTCCTTATTGTCTTTAAAACTTTGCCGTTATGAATCATATTTGGACTATGAGTTACAGAATGATCGCATGTATTCTGCTTTTCACCTATTACCGATATCATCTTGCCTATGTCCACATGGTAGTTTCTTTTATCTGCTTGTGGTCCAATTGTGCATGGCGTGCTATTGTTCTTTAATTGGAACTTTGAGCATTTACTATTTTCTCTTGGGGTGCTCCCAGGGGAGGCAAGTAGAGTGAGCTATTATTATCTCTCGGTCTATTGTGTGGTGATTTTTGGTAAACGAACTTGGGgattttttaccaaaagaaaaaaaaggtggagAAATCGCAGGAGTAATAGAGGTCTTGCCGATAGTCGATGCTGACCTGAGGAAAATAGCTGGTTGGGTCACGCAAAAGGCCAAGGGTATTTGTAACAGCAGATCGGTAAATCCCTTCAGTCCTCTCTCAGGACATGATCAGTGAAAATCCTGTGTCTGCAGTGTGTTTTTCGTCATCATTCTTGTAAAGCGTATGCTTGTTTTGCGTTTGATCGTGCGTGCCAAGCTCTACATAGATAGGATCTCAAGATTGACACACCTTTTAACCCAAATCGAAATAAGGCCGTGACACAGCCTCCTGTGATTCTCCGGACATACTTCAGAGGtactttttcatgttttggttTGGTCCCAGGACTAATAGGTTTCAGCAGATAGGATGTTGTTGGTTTTGACCCTCATATGCCAATTATCTATGTACATTGTGTGCTTGTCATGGTAATGGTATGGTACTTTTGTTGTGTGGTCCTGCTCTGTCTTTCTTTATATGCATACTCATTCCCATGACCTACAACAGTTAATGTGATACTGAAACATGTTGATCTGGAAAGATGGATGTGAGCTCTTTATCCATGGCAGCGAGACTTAATTAGCTGATGCATGCCACTGTTTCGATTGCATTGTACTTCTGTGTCTAGCAGAGGGATTGGAGCCTAATTGTGTGCTATTTAGTGTAGCCCCAAACTGTTGGTGAAAATTCGAGGTTGAAATCAGAGAGTCCAACCATACTTTTTTGCTGCATGGCTTATGGTGTTTTCCCTTAAGTCGTGTGAATTGTTTGCCACTTCAATTATTTCcgacttcgaccaaaaaaagaaaaaattatttcagacAATTATGCCATCATGGAGCTGAGCACAAGTGTTGATGCAACTTTAGATGTGCCTTTTGGACTAACCCTTGTTAGAATTGCTTCGTTTGGAATAATATTGAGGTTCACCTGGTAGTTGTTGTATGCATCCACTGCCAAATACTGTTGAAGTGAGATTTACATGGTTAAAAAAGCGCCTGCCCATATGAGAAAATACCAATTGTGCAGGGAAAAAGAGTTTCTATGCTTGTTACGACCGGTGGTAAAGATTAGAGAATTTCTCTATAACAAGTGATCTCTCGGGTACCAGTTCTCTCCCGATTGACTATAAGGAAGAATGAACAGTCTTTTTTAGTTTGGAAGAGAAGTAGTTTGAAACACTTCTCTGGAATCATATCAAAGCTTCTCTCTTAATTTCAAGTCAcccattcgaccaaaaacaaaaaatttcacgtcaCCCTCAGAACCTACGCAAGTCACTTTAATGATATTCTATATTGCTATCCTTTTTTTTACTATCAACAATAGTCCTCTTCATATTCAACTCAATCCTCTTTATTTAGCACCAAATCTGGCTTAACTATCACAACTTTCTTGTGATTAATAAGTGAAGATTTCCTTGCACGATGCTGCTTCTACGTGAAGATTATAAAATTTGCGTATAAGTCTTTTATACTTTGCAAATCGATATTAgatgatttataaaaaaaaaaaaaatgtgcatgTTGATGGAAGAAGGAGACGTTTTTACAAAGCGACGGGCTAAACAAGCCTTTACATGACGAGATACAAACATCTATTAGAGCATATTGTCTATATAATGTTCGATCAGGAGTGAATGTTTTAAGCATCTGCCTTACATGCGTAAGACGGATGAACCCCATTAAGGCCATATTTGCCGAAACAAGTCAAGATCTTATGTCTTTTTATAGGTTCAATAAAAATTAAGACATGGAAAACTTAAAGAGAATTTTCGATTCCTAATTATTCtgaatctttcttctttacccAATACTTCAAAGATTCAAATCAAGAAGTTAGAATTGGTCGAATGGTTTGAGCATGATCAAGTTACTAGTTATATTTAAAAGAGctaatactacaaaaaactcTCACCTAATGCACCTGTGATAAACTGATCTCaaactatatatattttttacaacaaaaaatcccaaactggtataaatgtgaaaaatttgcccgcgaattatttttttttttaaccacgaaatactccaaactagtatatttgtgatagatttaccaaaatataattatttttaccaagcaaaacctcaaactagtacacatgtaataaatttacctaaaactaattatttttaccaccatcctaaattggtacacatgtgataactttaccatttgttaattttcattaaatcggGCTAATAGCACTAAAAACCCCAAATAGATATAGTTGTGataaacagaggataaaaacttcaaattggtatacccgtcaaccgtcacgtgtcatccaactcaacaatttgatggtaaaatttaatgaaaaactaattaaaggtaaatttgccacaaatatacccgtttggggtaaatttgttacaattgtaccaatttggggcttttcgtgatattaaccctatttaAAATGCAATGGCAcactaatttattttattgatattGAATATTACATAAGTCGTGATATTTTATTTCACAacataatttaatcaatttaaaaaagggcccaatacccaaaaaaaactctaactttagcatttgtgataattatatccaaattttttttttgtctcataaaaaaccttcaatttttacttttatctcaattttactccaaacttttacttttatcccaattataCCGgcctagtacaaaaaaaaaaaaaaactcaactttagcatatgtcccaattatatccaaaaaattttttgtCTAGTAAATaacctttaaattttatttttgtcccattTCTATCATCGTTAGCCTTCCATCCATAATTactattagttaatcctacgtgatATTTTCAccttgttaatgaattacacctcagtAAAGCCGACATGAAAAAACCCTTGAACTTCTCTTTTACTGTTTGCTTCCCTACATATTACCGGGAGATACAGAGTCACTCAAGATGGCACGTTTCGTATTCTCTTCGACACTTAATAGCTAAAAGAACAACTAGACTTGGAGATATGTGGATGAATGATTTAAGCGTTTCGTATTATCTTCAGCACTCAACAATCGAaagaacgattagacattgagaTATTTGGATGAACGATCTAAAATCTCATCGTCCCTAAAACCTCatgtttctaaatttcgaagattcaatGGTAAGTTCGGCAATAAcattagagtttttttttttttgtttgtactAGGCCTTTAAAAAAGAGTTAAAGTTAGGGATTTATCAATAGGTAATGTTGCTCCAATACTCAACCTAAGGGCCATTATGGTACCAATCAAAAAGACAGTTGTCGCTACGAGATGACGGaatggattttgaaatttattaacATCCTCTAAAAAAGATACCGTTAATAATCTCGTAGGAACACCCAATAACTTATTAGTTACTGTACAAAGTATTTGAAATACGGGAAAGAAATAACATATGttatatctttttatttttaattaattttttctaaattcgaGGTTTCTAGAGCGTCCGACCGCGTCGATGCAACGGTTTGGACGTTCTAGATAGAGGGAGAGCTGAGACAGAGGGGGATAGCAGCTGAGTAGTGCTTCAGCGTCGAACGACGATGAAGCTTGCAGTCTGGTTCAATTGGAGGAGATGATCAGAATGCCACGGCTTGGCATTGTCGGTCGATGTGTGGGCATTGTAGCGGAATGGGCGCtcgctattttttttctcctcaatTGATCTCTCCGAGATTTCACTTAGCAGGAGCAAACGTCGTCGTCTCTTCCGTCTCTtccctctcttccttttttcttttcttttgattttttttacaatcctaTTTTATTAAGTATATTCCATTATctacgtggaatattttcattCGAATTATATgtggataaatttgaaattcaagTCACCCAAAATACCGGATAAGATATTTATAATCCTTCACCGAGTTATATCTTATCGGCAAGATGTAACATATGCCTTGACTACCTCGGTCCGATCATCGCCACAAAGAAGAATTTCACATATATACGTATATATGATCTATATTGGTCTGCAAATTCTTTATTATCAAATCTGTCCCTAATTCATCTAATATGCAATCACATATCTCTTGGTAAGGAACAtggaatttatgatttttccctGCATTCATTTCTTGAATATGGTAacaaatctattacaattatgaaAAATCCGTCTCTAATTGCAGCAATTAATGGACATTTCCAGGGGCATTTTAGGAATCCAAATATATCTGGAGTTCTGCTTATTAAACCAACCATCTAGGGTTTTATCACTAATCTCCATTACTGTACACTGGTAAACAGGGTTAGGACAAACTAATCCGTCGTTGTCAGCGGAAAGGAAGCAGgtggaattttcttttctttttcctttttctttgcattttctttttctttttcctttttctttttcatctttttcttccatTCCTCTCGCGTTTTGCAAGCTCACTGTTCACTCAACGCCTTCACTTCACCATTCTCTCGACTCGAGAGGCGAGGCCgcgtcggcgtcggcgtcggcgtcggcgtcgTCTTCTTCTCGACGAGCCACCTACACACATCCGCACACGGTCACGGACTCGAAATGCTCGCGCGCGAGCGCTTTCCTTGTCCGAGCTTCGTTGACAACGCTGGAGAAATGTCTCGCGCTGCTTCTGCTTGTAGAGCTCGTCGCGGTGCGAAGGATTCGCGTCCATGGAAGAAGGAGGAGTCGCCAAGACCGGGAGGCTGGGTTCGCGGATGGGGAAAAAGGCGAGTGCGGGACTCGGCAGGGAAGGAAATGGCGATGCCGATGGAGGGAAATCGCGATTCGAAACGGGTGTTGAATCGGGTGCCAATGCCGCTGCGGTCAAGAAAAACAGTGGGAGGCCGAAGAAGTTAGCAGTGAGGCGCGGCAGAGGGAGGCCCCGAGGTTCCTCCAGCGGATCTCCGCATTTCGTTTCCATTGGTGAGTGATCGCCTACCCTAGATTTAAAACGTCTTCCTTTCATGCAATTTATGTACTTAAATCTGTTCATTGTAACAATTTGAGCATGCTTCTCTTTGTCCTGATGTTTAAACCTAGTCTGTGAAGGGGGACGTCCAACGGGGGGACTTGGAGGAAGCGTAGGCGTTGCGACGGTGACCCTTCATCGAGGGGAGGTGAGATATGGATGTTTCCTAGAGTGTTTTGTTTTCAGGGTACACATTGTAATTTGATGACACATTGCAGTGTGATGAATTCCATTCTAAAAGATTCATGTTGTCTTTAGGAAATTCTTGCCAAGTTATCATCTTTGATTGAACCTGACTCTCATTCGCTCTCCATACTATCGGCAACTGGTGCTGTCTCCAGTGTCGTCCTACGCCAACCTGGGCCTTCTGGTGGTATTTTGAGTTATGAGGTATTGCGACACTATTTTTTCAGTTTCTCATGCTGGATCATGCACCTATATCATGAAGATCTACATTCTGAATCTTAATTAGTGGTTAAAAGGGGGCATCGCAATATGATATGGGTTTATCATTTGAGTCCTGTGTATTTCTATCGTACTGAGGAAGCCAGTGCTTTCACCTGTTCTTCCTCTATTAATTACAAAATAACTGCCGCTATTCATCCTAAATGGGCATGCATAGTACAAATGGGTTGCATGAACTTGCTGCCGAGGGCTATTTGCATGCATTCTCGGGGAAACGGCCAATCCTCTTGCAGTTTTCCTTCTATGAAACAACTGTTCATTTACTCTCAAACAACTTCTGTCCCCCTTTATAGCAGTTAATCATAGCATTACCTTTCAACTGGTTGCTACCTGTAGACTTTCTTTAAACAAGAATCTACAATTTCAAccgcttttttatttttctagagTGGAATGGCTAGTTTTGAACGTGTTCTTATCAATGAAAGGTGCAGATGAGGGGAAAATCTCATAAGACATGTTACCACAGGCATCTTTGTATCTGTTTTGGTTCTctataggattttttttttcttttcatgcttaATGCTGAACCATGACCAACCAAATCCTGCTATAGTACAATCCGTACGTATTGGCTTCTTTGAATCATGTTCGGTTCAGGTCCTTAAATAATAGAAAGAGCAACTGACTGCAAGATTTAGTTTGGCTTATTTATGTTCTCCTTGTTCAGGGGTATTTTGAAATTGTGGCCCTGAATGGCTCATTTGCAATTCGGGAAGGTAGAATTTGTACGCACCCTGAACTTAGCTTGGTGAATGTCACGCTTGCTATGCCTGATGGGCGGCTTTTTGGCGGTGGAGTTGCTGGTCCATTGATAGCCGCTGGCCTGACTCAAGTAATGTTTTTATATTTGTCATGTAAAGTTATTGCCAAACTATCCTCTTTCTCCTTTATACGTCGGTTACACCTTATGACCCCTGGTCCTAAATGGTATCTTTCTCTAAGTTGCTCATTATAGCAAAAGCTATGTCCCCACACTTGAGTGGATGCTGACTGTTCTATATTGACCAATATGAGTTGATTTATTCTTAGGGTTTTGTTCGATGAAAAATTGTTTATTTCCTTACTTTCCGGTGTTTGGATGACGGAATACTAATCGATCCATGGAAAACAATTACCATGGACTGATAAAACTAAGCTTAAATCGGGGTAAAACAACTTTCCGTTTTGCCAAGAAGGACATCACTTTCCCTAAACCATTagacaaatgaaaactaactatttttcttgaaaatgatttccatagAAAATGTATTTCTATGTCATGAGATtttcagtgaaaaaaaaaagccttagtATAAGTTAGTTGACACAATCATAATGTGCGAGCACAATGGGCTTCATTTAGAGCTTACATATTGTTCAAATGTttgtttgaaaagaaaattaaattttccgTTTCATCGATATTCCATATGAGTCTGACCCACTGGTTTGTTTATTTCACTAGCTTGTAGTGGCCAACTTTAAGCATAATCCAAATCTTGAAGTGAGACAGCCTGAGCAAATTGCAACAATGCCAGAAGTTGCCGGCAATTCTGGCACTCCTAACTCTGTGCTACTGGAGCCAACTGACAAGGAAGCAAAGACTACTATCACTTCTGGAAACAATAACTTGAACCCTGCTTCTTCACGCATTGATGTGCATAATCCCTGGAACCGGTGGAGCCAATGTTAGACCGGAACATGTCTCCAGACACCAAAGCTAATGTCCCTGAActgtgaaaatgtttttctctcaGTGTGCGCGCGCATGCAATGTGCTGAAGATAGCAAGTACAAGGTAAATAGATTGTTACTGTTGTGATTATTATGTGCTAGGTCTTATAGGAGCCTAGTGGGACTATAAGGAAGTTTGGTTCATTTGCCGTAATGGCAAGTTGAGACTGGTGGTGCATTCATTCCCACATGGTGGATCACCACAAATTGTTGTTGTCATTTAAAGTTTCTGCCATTCTTGTTATGTAGTAGATACTTTCCTTATTGTCTTTAAACCTTTGCCGTTCTTGTTACCTATTGGCTACTTTCTTTATTGTCTTTAATGCTTTGCTGTTATGATCTTGCCTTTGTCCATATGGTAGTTTCTTTTATCTGCTTATGGTCCAATCTGATGGATTTGAATTAGCCTCGGCAAAATTATTACTCCAGGAACTTTCTGCAATTACCCGGTTAGTTGTGATGTTGTCGTTATGCTAGACTTCCAAGGGCATTGAAAGCCAGTGTCTTGACTCTTGACAGTAAACTTTGGATGGcaattcctttttatttgctATGGAGACATGGCCTTCTGTGATTCTCCGGATGACAATGGTTTAAATGTCCACTAATGTCATGGCATTTTgcttaaaaaagggaaaacatagGTGGGCTATGTGAATTATAGTTTTGCCTACTTCGACTTTAAATTGGATCTGTTGATTTCTATGTTTCTCATTATAAAAGGAATTCGCCCTTTGAAGCAGTCCTCTCCCGTTTGGGTTATACTTATACCAGGGGAAAGTTTTTAGCCTAGAACGGAGTGTGCTTATGGCTTTACCTGGCCTCATACTTCAGAGgtgctttttcttgttttgattcGGTTCCAGGACTTATAGGTTTCAGCAGATAGATGGTTTATGTTCTTGGTTTGGACCCTCAATACGCCAATTATCCATGTACGTTGTATGCTCATCACAGGCTTGGTATGGTGCTTTTTCTATGTGGTCCTGCTCGTCTTTCTTTCTATGCATGCTCATTCCAATGACCTACAACAGTCAATGTGATACTGAAACAAGCCGATCTGGATAATGCATGCCATATTTTTTATTGCATTGTATTTCTGTGTCTCGCAGAGGGATTTGAACATAATTATGTGCTATTTACTGTAGCCCCAAACTGTTGGTAAAAAGTTCCAGGTTGAAATCAGAGAGTGCAACCATACTCTTTGTTCTGTGGCTTATGGTGTTCTCCCTTAAGTCGGGTGAATTGTTTGCCACTTCAATTATTTCAGACTATTATACCATTATGAAGCAGAGCAGAACTGTCGAAGCAACTTTAGATGTGCCTTTTGGACTAGCCCTTGTTAGAATTGCTTCGTATGGAATAATATTGAGGTTCACCTGGTAGTTGTTATATGCATCCACTGTCAAATACTGTTGAAGTGAGATTTCCATGTGAAAAAAATGCGTGCTCATACGAGAAAATAGTAATTGTGCTGCGAATAAGAGCTTCTATGCTTGCTACGATAGGTGGTAAAGATAGAGAGTTTCTCTAGCAAGTGATCTCTCAGGTACCAGTCCTCTCCCGATTCAGTACGAGGAAGGGTGAAGAGTCTTTTTAGTTTGAAGCACTTCTCTGGAATCATATCGAAAGCTTCTCTCTTAATTTCAAGTCTCCCTCAGAACCTATGCAAGTCACTTTAATGGTGTTCTAAACCAATCTCCAGATATTCTATATTGCCATCTCTTCCTTAATGTCAGCAATGGTCATCTTTATATTCAACCTAATCCTCTTTATTTAGCATAAAATCTAAATGAACTATCACAAATTTATTGCGGTAAATAACTGAAGATATCACAAATTTCTTGTGGTAAATAAATGAAGATTCCCTTGCACGATGCCGCTTCTACGTGAAGATTATAGAATCTCCGTATAAGtctcttattttttgaaaattttattttaaaaagaaagggaaattttcaaaaaagggtcttaTGTGCCGTcactttttcaaataagaggatgaagtggattttatttcaaatagagTTTGAAGtgtcttttttgtttcaaagaaagaccTGATTAGGAGCATTTTTgtgcttttatatttttttgatttttttcctgtctttctttttccttcccttcctcCTTGCCTATGGCCGTGGGCTAGGCGGCCTCGCCTGCGGCCGCAAGGGTGAGGTGAGATGGACTAGATTTCCAATCGGGAGGAGAAATGTTTCGGCGGGCGTGCGCGAAGCCGTAGCTCCTGCTCTCGGTCTTGGTTGAGCTCCTTCATGCTCTCCGGTTAGGCGTCTTTCTTTTCTGTCCGCAACCAAACTCTGGTTTGCTCGGGTGTGCTCAAACCAAGTTCCGCCTTTTGTCTCCTAGAAGTCTCTCGGTTTTTCTGCTTCACTTTCATGACGATTGCCCCTATCGTCGCTGCGAACCACGAGGCCAACTCCCCTGGCTGCGACGACGGCGATCGCCTCAAGGTGGCTCAGTCGCTTGAGCCCTTTACGCCTCACGCGACCAGGAACTCTTGCTGCTCCCGCCCTCAATTAGAAGCTCTCTcgggctttctctctcttctgcttgTGTTTCCCTTCTCTGGGGTACGAGCTCACTCAGCCGagcttcttcttttctcaaaCCAGACTCTCACATCTCCCCTATTTCCATGGTCTTCTCCCTTTTTAACCAGAGCTCCCACTCTCCTTTTGCTCTCTCGTTCCGCCCTCCTCCTTCTCGCTGCTCCCAGATAAGTCCATCGTTTGGGTGGCAAATGGGGATGATCCAGCGAATGATTCATCGGGAATTCTGAGGATAGGCCATGAAGGGAAACTAGTCCTCGTCGGCCGAGCAGAAAGAGTCCTGTGGTCGTCGAATGACATGAATACTTCTTCGCAAAGCATAGTTTGCTCAGCTCATTAATGACCATTGTTTGCTTTACATACATGAGAAGGATGAACCCCATTAAGGCCATACTTGCCAAAACAAGTCAAGCTCTTGCGACCATGTACTCAGAGAAAAGCATACTTTAGAGTACAAAATAGGTTATACAACCTTCAAAAGACTCAAAGGAAGATCTATACGTCCAGCGTGAGCTCCATCCTCTTGTGTCCCCAGCTCTACGGTGCCTCGAGGCTGGCAACCTCGGATATGAGGTCACGAGCCTCATTCGAGGTCTCTAGAGCGTCGGACTGTGTTGCTCCATCGGTTTAGACGATTCTTGATAGAAAGAGAGCGTGAAAAGATAACGACTAAGCAGCTCTCCGGCGTCGAACAACGATGGAGCTCGCCGGCTGGTTCAATGGGAGGAGATGATAGAAATGCCATGGATTGGCATTGTTGGTAGATGTCTGGGCATTGTTGCTGGATGTGCTCTCGCTCTTTTTCTCCTCCATCGATCAATCTCTCCGAGATTTCACTTAGCGGAAGTAAACACTGCCTtctcctccctctcttcctttttttcttttcttttcatttttttacaatCCTATTTTATTAACTACATTCCATTTTCTACGTGGATTATTTTCATTCGAATTATATGTGGATAAATTCGAAATTCAAGTCAACCAAAATACCGGATAAGATATTTATTACCTTATCCGGAGTTATATTTTATACACAATACGTAACATTTGTCTTGTCTAGCTTGGTTGGACCATCGTTGCAAAGGAaaatttcacatatatataGGGTTAGATACGTATAATCTATATTCATCTGCAAATTTCTTATTATCGAATCTGTCCATAATTCATTTAATATGTTCTCTTGGTAAGGAACAAGGAATTCATtatttttcccagcattcatttattgaatatggTAACAAATCTATCGCAATTATGAGAAATCTGTCTCTAATTGCAACAAATAATGGACATTTCCAGGGGCATTTTAGGAATCCAAATATATCTGAAGTTCTACTTATTAAACCAACCATCTAGGGTTTTATCTCTAATCTCCATTACTGTACACTGGTAAACAGGGTTAGGACAAACTAATCCGTCGTTGTCAGCGGAAAGGAAGCAGgtggaattttcttttctttttcctttttctttgccttttcttttccatctttttcttccATTCCTCGCGCGTTTTGCAAGCTCACTGTTCATTCAACGCCTTCACTTCACCATCCTCTCGACTCGAGAGGCGAGGGCGCGTCGCCGTCCCCGTCGTCTTCTCTCGACGAGCCACCCACACACGTCCGCACACGGTCACGGACTCGAA is a window from the Rhodamnia argentea isolate NSW1041297 chromosome 8, ASM2092103v1, whole genome shotgun sequence genome containing:
- the LOC125312537 gene encoding AT-hook motif nuclear-localized protein 10-like; this translates as MEEGGVAKTGRLGSRMGKKASAGLGREGNGDADGGKSRFETGVESGANAAAVKKNSGRPKKLAVRRGRGRPRGSSSGSPHFVSIVCEGGRPTGGLGGSVGVATVTLHRGEEILAKLSSLIEPDSHSLSILSATGAVSSVVLRQPGPSGGILSYEGYFEIVALNGSFAIREGRICTHPELSLVNVTLAMPDGRLFGGGVAGPLIAAGLTQLVVANFKHNPNLEVRQPEQIATMPEVAGNSGTPNSVLLEPTDKEAKTTITSGNNNLNPASSRIDVHNPWNRWSQC